GCCCGTGCGATCGACGGTCCTTCCGCCACGCAACGGTAACGATCCCGTCCTCTACGTCGCTGCGGGTGAGATCAATCGGATCGAGGCCTTTCGCATGAACGCGGGCGGCCTCGTACCAACGGACGCCACGCCGTTCAGCCAGACGAACCCCTTGAAGAATTCGTTTCCGAACGACGTCGTTGTGATCGACACCGACACCTGCCAATAGGCTCTTCCCAGCGCGACGGACCTGACCTAGTGTCGGGTCGTGACGCGCCGGTCGACGATCGCGACGACCCTGATCGTCGTCGCCCTCGCGACGGCGGCGAGCGCGGCGCGCGTGCGACGGCAATCCGAGGAGCTGCTGCAGGTCATCGAGCCCTCGAGCGCGGTTGCGAGCGCGCACCCGTGGGTCAACGTCGTGGTCTCGTTCGGACGGACCAAGAGCGGCGCGCCCGCCGATCCGGCGACGTTCCACGCGCGCATCGGCCGCGACGACGTGACGGCGGCGTTCGAGCCGATCCTCGACGGGGGAACACAGACCGGCGCGCGCGCGGCCCTCTCGAACGTGAAGATCGGACGCCGGCCGCGCAACCGCCTGCGCCTCTCGGTGCGCGCCGTGCGCGTCGCCGATGCGAAGGGGCCGGCGGGCCGCGACATCGACCGATTGAAGTTCGGGGCCGAGGAGGTCCCGGACCAGGCGCCGTCGGCGATGATCGCCGTCAGCGCCCCGGTCGTCGTGCCGGACGATCCGATCACGTTCGACGGGTCCGGGAGCCACGATCCCGACGGCGACGAGATCGAGTACTTGTGGGACTTCGGCGACGGGACGACGTCGACCGAGCGCACGGCGACGCACGCGTTCCCGGCCGGTCTCGACGGCGACGTGGTCGTGACGCTCCAGGTGTCCGACGGCCAGCTCTCGACCACCGCCACGGTCCCCCTGCCCACCGTTCCCGGCGTCGATCCTGGCCGGACCGAAGGGATCCTGCGGGTCGAGGCGGCAGGACAGCTCGAGTTCGGCGCGGTCGCGGTCGGCGCGACCGGCACGCGCACGCTGACCGTCAGCAACGTCGATCCGACGCCGACCAGCCAGGTGAAGATCCGCGCCGCAGCCGCCAACGGGGCGGCGTTCGCGGTCACGCCGTCGGCGCTGATCGCGCTCGACCCCGGCCAGTCGGCGTCCCTCGACGTCACCTTCGCGCCGCCCGCCACGGGGCACCACCACTCGCGCATCGGTCTCGTCGCGTCGGCGACGAATCGCGTGGCGGTGAGCTTCGTCGCACACGGCTACGGGGGCAGCGCACCCGGGAGCGGGCCCACGCTCGTGGCGCTTCCCGTCTACACGGTGTTCCCCGACCTCGGTGGCATCATGCCGGACGGCCGGACGTTCGCCATCGATCCGTCCATCCACGAGTGCGGGCCGACGACGCGCGACGTGTGTCTGGTCGACGGCGATTGCGCCACC
The nucleotide sequence above comes from Candidatus Eisenbacteria bacterium. Encoded proteins:
- a CDS encoding PKD domain-containing protein, whose amino-acid sequence is MTRRSTIATTLIVVALATAASAARVRRQSEELLQVIEPSSAVASAHPWVNVVVSFGRTKSGAPADPATFHARIGRDDVTAAFEPILDGGTQTGARAALSNVKIGRRPRNRLRLSVRAVRVADAKGPAGRDIDRLKFGAEEVPDQAPSAMIAVSAPVVVPDDPITFDGSGSHDPDGDEIEYLWDFGDGTTSTERTATHAFPAGLDGDVVVTLQVSDGQLSTTATVPLPTVPGVDPGRTEGILRVEAAGQLEFGAVAVGATGTRTLTVSNVDPTPTSQVKIRAAAANGAAFAVTPSALIALDPGQSASLDVTFAPPATGHHHSRIGLVASATNRVAVSFVAHGYGGSAPGSGPTLVALPVYTVFPDLGGIMPDGRTFAIDPSIHECGPTTRDVCLVDGDCATPGDTCTASTAPYPTSELCGDGQSLFLLSDDGTFTETNPDADTERGVTLLRLDLDGAGNVTGREILDRTTTETEHLVCDSTPAGQGGLVYLAEFRNVADSANCFRDERDALVRVNKGNGNTQVVSGFSRIDEAAGVGECDDRDPVEQLATTPDGMRMVAGFESSGLWRIRPTPLFLTPDVSDAFQLHPDGSVLFARARDSGTEGLIDLYRLSDDQVQHGALSLAAMTPCASFAVPNNALGEEIGRTTIVSIVAGPTSLTARDGTALVSFISGVRPAPSDVFPFGNVRGIVAFSLPPDATSCTAAGIVGLEASQLAR